One genomic region from Leptolyngbyaceae cyanobacterium JSC-12 encodes:
- a CDS encoding hypothetical protein (IMG reference gene:2510095187) gives MVVVAALTYLYFQIPFWNFLPEQAREFLMALITNVIPVYILFAVSYFLFRQVQWIRSNQDTEVFAKNIAHEVTTLLQEEHAITANQYSRAATGLEQIKSRDEITTANIQLIGEARQNIISFSGDLSWTTKCHQALISAVSQNVSIRILCKDPFSEESKRHIERYFRQPGIEIKYYPVGFDPDIRGLMIDTSTAKKAIFVEKVHKSLGDNYQSLGVIGDSPNYEYWGKRLNAENDMAIVSPLAKLFEILWEQALEAEILYEGDWLAVEEKLKRIRQYQQATIGVRSVKLANLRPLHRFIDMQEYERIQTLAIKLRQHKIPLWNVVTIASAKSKKILCPPIIEIHADGQIVLDGLGRVYHSQQLGESELIACVVENVSEPIIGKPWTWDRVEVVKNSDYTKTENFQNPNLAYWRSFDSLHSALERIS, from the coding sequence ATGGTTGTTGTAGCTGCCTTAACCTATCTATATTTCCAGATTCCGTTTTGGAATTTTCTACCTGAGCAAGCTCGTGAATTTTTGATGGCTTTAATAACAAACGTCATCCCTGTTTATATTCTCTTTGCAGTCTCATACTTTTTATTTCGTCAGGTTCAATGGATTCGCAGTAATCAAGATACAGAGGTTTTTGCAAAAAATATTGCTCATGAAGTAACTACTTTGCTACAAGAAGAACATGCAATTACTGCAAACCAATACAGCAGGGCAGCTACAGGATTAGAACAGATTAAGTCCAGGGACGAAATCACTACTGCAAATATTCAGTTAATAGGTGAGGCAAGGCAAAATATTATTTCGTTCTCTGGTGATCTCTCTTGGACAACGAAGTGTCATCAAGCCCTAATAAGTGCGGTATCCCAAAATGTTTCTATAAGAATACTTTGTAAAGATCCTTTCAGTGAGGAGAGCAAAAGACATATTGAAAGATATTTCCGGCAACCAGGAATAGAGATCAAATATTATCCAGTTGGTTTTGATCCTGATATCCGTGGTCTGATGATTGACACATCAACAGCCAAGAAAGCAATTTTTGTTGAGAAAGTTCATAAGTCTCTTGGTGATAACTATCAGAGTTTAGGAGTTATCGGGGACTCCCCAAATTATGAGTATTGGGGTAAGAGACTAAACGCAGAAAATGATATGGCTATAGTTTCGCCTTTAGCAAAGTTATTTGAAATTCTTTGGGAACAAGCACTCGAAGCAGAAATTCTTTATGAGGGAGATTGGCTTGCTGTTGAAGAAAAATTAAAACGAATACGGCAATATCAACAAGCTACGATTGGTGTGAGGTCTGTTAAATTAGCAAATTTGAGACCGTTACATCGCTTCATTGATATGCAGGAGTACGAGAGAATTCAAACCTTGGCAATTAAGCTGAGGCAACATAAAATTCCGCTTTGGAATGTTGTTACCATTGCTTCTGCAAAAAGTAAGAAGATCCTTTGTCCACCAATCATCGAGATCCATGCTGACGGACAGATAGTTTTAGATGGATTGGGGAGAGTGTATCATTCTCAACAATTAGGTGAGAGCGAACTAATTGCATGTGTTGTAGAGAATGTGTCAGAACCTATAATTGGTAAACCTTGGACATGGGATAGAGTCGAGGTAGTAAAAAACTCAGATTATACAAAAACTGAAAATTTTCAAAATCCCAACTTAGCTTATTGGAGAAGTTTTGATAGTCTTCACTCAGCTCTAGAACGTATAAGCTAG